DNA from Leptospira bandrabouensis:
ACTGTATAAAACCTGCACCGAGTAAGATAGTTCCAATCATTTGAAGAATATTCCATAACTGTCAGATGATTCAAAGAATGAAATTAGTTTTTTTTATAAAAGATAGGTCCCATCCGATGGGGTGGGGCGACAAAGGATTGGTTTTGAGTTACACTTACTTTCAAAAAAGGAAAACATTTGAAATTAGTTATTTGGCTCATTCCATTCTTCTTCGTTTTGATACAAGATCCAGTTTTCGGAAATTCTAATTTTTCAAAAGAAGAATACAGTGCAAATTTTTTTCGTGCTCCTTCCGTCGGCGGCGAGTATAGAAAAGACCAGTTTTCTATACATGGAGGTTATTATGTTACCAATTTTGATCCTGGAATCACAACTGAGTTTTATAAAGTTGGATTTGGTTATTGGTTTTTACCTACGAAGTTAAATTCATTTATAGAACAACCATCATCCTTTTATACTTATTTATCCTATGGAAAAGGAATTAATTTAGGATATAAAAATAAAGATTCATTTATGTACGAATTGGGTTATCGATTTATGTTGTGGAAAGGTCTTAGTTTTCGTTTCGGTATCATTCTACTTGTTGCAGATGGTGCCTCTCCAGAACTCAATCCCACACCGGGAATTAGTTATTCAGTATTTTTTTAAAGAGGAAAGTATGCAAAATCAAACAATCAAAGAAAATCGTTATATAGGAATGATATTTATTATGATTCCCTTACTCATTCAAATACCCTATACAATCTTAATTTTGAATTTTCAATATCCTGATATTTTGCGGGAACCAGCTGAGACTATTTTAACGGAATTTCACAAGGCCGGTCCTTTCCTTGTGTGGACTTGGTGGTTTTTTGGAATTTCGGGACTACCACTTCTTTTTGGGTACCTTTATTTGTATCAAATGACAAAAAAAAATAACCCATTATTGTCTTTAGCGGCTGTTATGTTTGGAATCGTTTCTTTGTTTTTTCAGTTGGTTGGGCTTTTGCGATGGGTGTTTGTTGTTCCTATCCTTGCTAATTTGTATATGGATCCACTCAGTTCTGATTTAGTGAAAACTGCGGTTTTAGTTAATTTCCAAGCTATTCACCATTTGTTTGGTGTTTTGATTGGTGAACATTTAGGCCAACTCTTTACCATTCTTTGGATGTTGATGGTTTCTATTTTGATTTGGAGAGATCAAGTTTTTCCAAGATGGATTGCCGTTTTCGGAATGGTTTCTTCCTTGGTTTATATTTTAGCGCAATGGGAATTGTTTGCCATAGTAATTCCTTATGTAAAAGAAATTCCTCTGACTGGTCTTTTGGGAAGTTTGTTTTGGCTTTTATGGATGGTTTGTATAGGATTTCAAATATTTAAAACAAAAAACGATGTGAAGTAAAATTCAAATGTTACTGTTCCACACAAAGTAAATAATATGAGCTTCCGCAAGTTAAGGATGCACTTGATAATGAACTACTTCCAGTTTGATTCAATGATTATGTTGGTTCATCCACATTCTTTTTCAGAATCATGTATGTTACAAATTTTTCAGGCTTTCAATTCAGTCCAAAAAAGAATAACAAAACAAAATTTGTATAAGAATTAATCTTATCTTTAAAATTTATTGATAAATCGGTTTTTTTGCCTATAAGGAATGAAAAAAAATGAATTGGGCTTTCTATTTAAATGGAACTAAATTTAGCTGGTAACAGATTCAAAATAAATGCGTTTTTTTAACCTCTAAGTAGTCCTCACTTTTTTGCATTCTGATCTCCCTTAAAGTTTTCCCCTGCATTTTCGTTGTGTTTTTACCTAATTTCCTCTTGGGAAAGTCGTTTCTAAATCATTAAAATTTAAGAGTCAAAATCAAAATTTGAGGAAATCAAATGTCAGTTAATATATATGTAGGCAACCTTTCTTACGAAATGACCGAGAGCAAGCTTAATGAGCTTTTTTCAGTACACGGAGCAGTATCTTCTGCAAAAATCATTACAGACCAGTATACTGGTGGTTCAAAAGGTTTCGGTTTTATCGAAATGAAAGAACGTAAAGAAGCAGATAACGCTATCAATGATTTAAACGGAAAAAATATTCTAAACCGTGAAATGAAAGTGAATATTGCAAAACCTAAAACCAACAATTGGAATTAAGTTTTACATAACTTTATTTTTTTAAATTTCAGTTCTTAGTTCATTTTACTAAGGACTGAAATTTTTGTATTATCCCGCATGTAAGTTTCCTTATTTACAGGAATGGTTTACCGGTAGGCTGTATTTATTGGATAGATAACACTCGACAATTTCCCTATCACTATTGGAGAGGGCTTGGTCGTAATAAATAAAATCTCCCATAAAACCATCTAAATAATCACCATCTCCTGGAGGTGTTCCTCCAAAAAAATACCTGCCAATATCAAGGGTTCCACCTCCGCAATTGTAGGTAGGAGGTCCCGAACTAGTAGAACTCACGACACCACCAGCATTATATATATTCCCTGATGTCCCATTGTATTCAAGAGAGAGGAGGGTGATTGTATTGGCTGTATAAAATGATAAATCCGTAACTAACCTAGGAGTATTTATTACCTGATCAAACAAACTTACAAGTTTTCCTCCCCCTCCATCCGGTAAATACAGTAACTTACCGGCTAAATAGGCACCATTTTGAAAAAGTCCGTCGCTTCCACCTCCACCTAAATCGTTGAATACCGCAAAAATAGTATTAGCAGCGGTGTTTAATTCAGGAGTACAAGCTCTCGATAAAAAAGTTCCTGCGGTATCAGAATAACGTATCGCCTTGAATCCATTGATGCCAGTAGCACTAAAAATTGGCTGTTGGGCTCCCGTGCCTTGGCTCACATGAAAGCCATTCCCGCTGCGGTCGTCCACAATCCCGATACAATTTGCCCCGCCACTGCAAGCTCCTGGTCCAAAGGAAGCAGCTTCCGGCATAAGAAAAAATTTCAAACTACTACTAGCAGGTGTTTGGTTCCAGGTGCTAACTTGTGTGGGATAAGCACCGGAGAGCGTACGGATTTCGGATAAAGAAAGAACTCGGTTATAAATCCGAATTTCATCAAGGACACCTGAAAATTGGCCAGCGCCATCGAGACGTCTTCCTACTTCTAGGCTTGGACCGGGTAGTGTAGACCAAGTCGGCATTGAGGCAGAAACACGTAAAACTCCATTCTCATAAACTTCAACATTTGGGGAATTAAAGGTACCGCAGAGATGCATCCACTGGTTTCGAAAACCTTCATGAAAGATTGTGACATCATTAGAGACGCCAAACATACCTGTAACGGTATCCGAAACCACAAGTCCATTCCCTTGCGAATTTGTGAAGGATCCATATCCCACAATGTATTCCCCAAAAGTACTTGATTTATTAAACCATCCACAAATGGTTCTTGGGTCAGTCGCCATTGGCAATCCAGTGGGACTTAATTTTTGCATAAAAGAGGCACCGTTAAAGAGGTAAGCACTATTTGGGTTGCCACTGCGATCGAAGGTGGGTGTAGCTCCAGTGACTGTTAAATCATTTTTTTCTGTGCCATAGTCTTTTGTATTTCCGTTGAACGGATAGTAGGTGACAAGACCTGCGGGAATTTGCACAGCCAACCTTCGTATGGATTCATCATCGATAGCCCCTTTAAAAAACCGAACATCGGAGACTTTCCCTTTGAAATAATAACCATTTCCTGCATCACCAACCTTAAATGTACCAGCGGGAAGATTCGGATTTGTCGTAAATACCAAAGGATCTTGTAATCCATTGATGTAGATTTTCCAGTTTGGATAGGAACGTTGGAGTACCACATGTGTCCATTGGTTGAGTGGTAACTTCGCAGTCGTATTGCCACTTGGTCCTACGGCACCTAGGGACACAGATAATCTTCTAGAAGTACCCGTAGTATCGAAAATGAGCCCGTATCCATTGGCCCCACCTTGTCCATTGTAAAAGATAAACTGAGAACCGGTTCCCCCTGCAGGAAAAACCCAGGCAGAAATGGTGAGGTTATCAGAAATCTGAGGTGTAGTGATACCTGTGGTAGACTGAATGAAGTCACCACCCCCATGTAGTTCATATGCTCCATTCACAAGAGCATTTTCATCTGCAGTTAGAGTAGGAGAACCAGCAATGGTACCATTGTTAGTTCCTATGGAGTCGTTTGTGTTTCCATCAAATGTATAACGTAAAACTTCTGATGGTTCGATTCTTCTGAGAGAATGGTTTCCTGTATCGGCAATGTAAATATTTTGACCATCTGACAATAGATAACCGGGAAAATTCAAAAGACCATTCCCACCAGTATTGTCTGAATATCCGGAAACACTTCCTACAAGGGTTGTGACTTTATTTGTACTTAGGTTTAAATGTCTGATTTTATGTCCTGACCATTCAGAGATAAATAAGTTGGTTCCATCCGTTGTGATTCCATGAGGATCATTAAACTGTGCCAAGGTTCCAATTCCATCGGTGGATGCTTGCACTCCATCCCCCGCGATGGTATCTACTGGGTTTGTTCCACTCAGAGAAATTCTCCGTATTTTATGACCTCCGCCAACCCCAATGTCTGTGACATAAAGATAACTACCAAGCCCAACCACAGCGATCGGTGACACAAAACGAGCATTAGTTCCTACTGGGTCGTTGGCAAAACTACAAAGAGTAGGTCCACCGGCAATTGTACTGACAGCAGTGGTGATGGGATTAATCACACGAATGGTACAATTTCCTCGATCCACAACGTAGAGGTTCCCGTTAAAAAGTGAAATCCAAGAGGGATTGTTGAAGGAAGCAAGAATTCCCGATGTGTTATCTGCTGCCGCTGCATTTCCGGATCCAGCAAAAGTGGAAACAACAGAAGTTGCTAAGTTTACCTTACGAATCCTTCTTCCACTGGATTCTAAAACGAATAAATTATTTCCATCATTGGTGAGACCTGTGATCCCATTAAATTCTGCCGCTGTTCCTACACCATCTTTGCAGTTAGTCGTGACAGTTCCCGGACAAACTGTACCACCCCCAGAGTTTCCTCCTGCAAGGATGGTGGTTGTTCCATTGGATTTGTCAATCTTACGAATGACGGCATTGATCGAATCAGCCAAGTAAATAAAATTATTATCGGCTGTGATCATATTGGGTCCATTAAACCGAGCAGCTGTTGGGCCGGCAGTTGCGGCAGCTCCACCAGGACTGGCACCACCTCCACCCGAATTGAATGGAAATGAACCTGAGATTGTTTTTAAGAAAGTTTGTCTTCCGATTAGGTTTGTGCCTAGATCCGAACTGATGGTAGGATGGACGTTCCCACCTACAATATATCCATTCACACATGTGATAAAGATCGTAACATTCGCTGCTGCAATGGTTCCCATGGTTAGTGTGGGATCATCAAACGAACAAATTGTACCAGCAGGCTGTGCTGTGAGAGCCACAGAATAGTTAGAACCTGTCGCGGCTAATGTTGAAAATTTGGTTAATCCGTTCGAAGATATGTTTAATGTTTCTGCCCCGTTGTTTTGGACGGTTATGGTTCCACTGATTCCAGAAACATTCACTCCTACTTCATAGAAGTTTGCGCCAGCCCCACAAGTAATACTAATATTTGTTATATTGCTATTTTGGACTACACCCTGGGCATTGGTTATGGAACATGTAAGTCCAGCCCCATTGGTAACAAAGCTGACATTGTAATTTTGACCTGTACTGAGTTTTGTCGGAAATGTAAAATTTCCGTCAGTGCTAACAGTAACCGTTTCTTGGTTGTTTTTGAGGGTTACCGAAGTTCCCGGAACGAGACCAGAGACCGCACCTCCAAGAGTAAATCCAGTAAACTGTGGGCCTGTGAAAAACCTAAGGAAAGTTAGGAATTCTAGTGGATCTCTGGAAAGCGAAGGCAATCCACAGGAAAAGAGGAACAAAAATACCAGGGGTAGGGTCAATCTCTTCATTAGGGAAATCCGTCGCTATAAAGAACTATGGAAAGATTGGATTATATATCAAGAAATTTCAGCGCCAGATTCTGTAGTTGTAGAATATTTGTGATCATGCTAGGGGAACTGTACGGTTTTCTTTTGGGAATTTTAGAACGAATAGGCTGCCTTTTCCTGGTTCCGAATGGACTTGGATACTGCCTTCGTGGAGTCTTATCAGTTCAAAACAGAGTTTTAATCCAATCCCAAAACCTTTTTCTCCCAATGTACCTAGAGATGACATTGGCTTTAAAAATAAATCCTTTTGGCGATCTAAGGAAATTCCCGAACCATCATCTTTGATTCTGATTTCTGCATATTCTTCAGTCTCATCGAATGAAATTTGAATCGAACCATCGGTATGACTAAATTTAATAGCATTCGCAATTAAATTGCGGAGGATTTCTATGAGTATAGAAGTATCTGCATAAACAATGGCATTCGGAGGAATCAATAATTGAATTTTTAACTTTTTTTTCTTAAACTCAATTGTAAATGAATCGAGAAGAGTTTGAATTAAAGTAGTAAAATGATTTTCCGTTAATTGAATAGAGATTTGTCCCTGGTCTAATCGGAAACGATTTAGATTTAATAGATGTTCTACGGTAGACATCGCGTTCTCTAAGATCACAAACACTTGTTTTAGTATGTGGCTTTTTTCTTCTTCTGAAGAATCTTTATCTGTGATTAAAGTTAGGGCTGAGTATACTGTGCTTAATGGAGAGCGAAGGTCATGGGCAGCCAGTGATAAAAATTTATCCTTCCATTGGTTCGCTTCTTCAGCGACTTGTTTTGCTTCTTTGTATTCCTTCGTGCGAACGATAACGGTTTTTTCTAATGACTCGTTGAGTAATGAAAGTTCCTTCCCTAGTATTTCATTTTTAAGAAAAGATTTAGTAAAGTAAGAAGCTAAAACAAGCGATTGGAACAAGGCAGTTGATAAATAGGAATATTTGAGAATCATAAAATAATTTAAGATCCCGTATAAGTAAAGTGTGTCATTGATCGCACTTAAAAATAAAAAAAACTGAATCAAAAGAAGTGGTATCGCCATATCTTTTTTTTGATAAACAGCATGGATCATACAAAGTACGGAATAAAATAAGGCAAGTATTGTCAGAAATATTCCATAAAAAGTTGCTTGGGAACCTAATTCAGAAGGTGTTACCAATACATAAATATATAAACTTGTACATGAAATGATAAAAAACGTGATAATTGGTTTAGAAAAATTTTCAGGAAATCTTTGGTATAAAAATAAAAGATAACTAGGCATCGCCAGGAAAAAAATAAGCGATAGGGCAAATGCTAATCGATAGGGAACATCAGGGAATAAAAAATATAAAGAATCACCATTTAAGGAGATCGAGTGTAAGGCGATGATTAAACTATACAATCCGAAGTAGAAAACAATAGTTTTATGTCTTCGAAAAAAATAAACGGTAAAGTGGTAAAAGGCCATAAAAATAAGAGCACCCGTGAGTAAGGCATCTCTTATCGCTTCATTGAATACTTGAGTATTGATTTTTTTGTATAAACCTAATGTGGGTGGATACCAAAAGGATCCATCATCATGATAAAAATTAGAAATATGAACAAGGATGTTTGTTTCGGCATTGGGATGGGGAAGTAAAACGATTCCTGAACTGCGAGTCGGAATCATGGAATCTTTGGATGTTCCTACTTTTCCAAGTTCCAGTTCTAGTTGCCCATTCACATAAATGGACATAGCAGCCCCGCCCGTTTGAAAGAATCGAAGAGCATATATATTTTGTTTTGCTGTCTCTGGAAGCAGGATTTTGAGTTGGTAAGTTCCAAAGCCTATTCCTTCAAAATGTTCTTTCCATCTTTCTCCAACTTGTAAAAAACTTTTTATGGGTTTTGAAGTTGCTTTTATAGAGTTTTGGCTGGTCTGGTTTGCGGAACTTGTAGGTAGAGGAGGAATTAAATTTTTCCAATCAAATACCCATTCACCAGAGAGGGGAACCACCTTTTGAAAATCGTAGGTTCTTAAATCGATTTCTCCTTTGCTAGCAAAGATTAAATTTGAATCTTCAGTTATTGGTGAACAACTACAAAGAATTAATAATCCTATCAGAATGTTCCTATTCATTAATTTGAAATCCGTTGGTTCGGATTTTACCCGCCACAGCCATCGTTGAAACGGGTAAAAAAATGTCACAGGTAATTTGGACCCAGTCATGTGACAATTGGATCAAGTTCCCAAAACTAACCGTAAAAGTACTAGAATGGAATTAATTTAATTCTAGTTTCGTTGGCTTTGTTTGTAATCCAGTCCATCCATCGGCCACTTCCCCAGTCTAGTTGAAGTGGATTCTCTTTTTTGAATTGTTTAAGATCCCCGTTGCCGTTTTCTTTTTGAAATCAATTGATTCGATCGAATCCCATTCGATGGGAATGATAACTTTTCCTTTTTTATTAATAACCCCATATTTTCCACCGACGATTCGGCTATGTTCTTCTTCTCGTTGTGATTCACAGCCATTACAAACGATGGAAAGGCCATTTTCAAACGGATACACAAAATCATAAGCGGCAGCGATTTGTTTTTTACAACGTGAATCGTAAAACCCAAATTTTTTATTTTCTACAAAGCGAGCAAGGTTTTCCGAAAAATAATCGGGTCCATTATCATATACAAAAGTTTCTAATAAAACCTGGTTCTTTGTGTTGATACATACCCAATGGTTTTCTTTTACAACAAAGGCAACCTGTTCCTTTGTGAAGTCCAATGCATGTTGGTATTGTGGATTGATAATGACTTTTCCAGATTTGTCTTTGAAACCGTAAAGATTGTTTTCTTCAAAAGAAATTAGAAGATTTGACTTAGCTAATATTGGCAAACTAAATAATAAAAATGTAATAATAAATTTCATAATACCTACTGATTAAAGATAAAAAAAATACATAACGCACTTGTTATGAATGATTTTTGAATCATTATTTCTCCTAAAGTCTCATTACGCTAAGTTATGTTAAGCTTATGTCAAGGCTTTTGGATTGATTCTAAAATTAAATTTCTTAAAAATGCGACTTAATCAATGCAATGATTACCGTATGAG
Protein-coding regions in this window:
- a CDS encoding LamG-like jellyroll fold domain-containing protein, yielding MKRLTLPLVFLFLFSCGLPSLSRDPLEFLTFLRFFTGPQFTGFTLGGAVSGLVPGTSVTLKNNQETVTVSTDGNFTFPTKLSTGQNYNVSFVTNGAGLTCSITNAQGVVQNSNITNISITCGAGANFYEVGVNVSGISGTITVQNNGAETLNISSNGLTKFSTLAATGSNYSVALTAQPAGTICSFDDPTLTMGTIAAANVTIFITCVNGYIVGGNVHPTISSDLGTNLIGRQTFLKTISGSFPFNSGGGGASPGGAAATAGPTAARFNGPNMITADNNFIYLADSINAVIRKIDKSNGTTTILAGGNSGGGTVCPGTVTTNCKDGVGTAAEFNGITGLTNDGNNLFVLESSGRRIRKVNLATSVVSTFAGSGNAAAADNTSGILASFNNPSWISLFNGNLYVVDRGNCTIRVINPITTAVSTIAGGPTLCSFANDPVGTNARFVSPIAVVGLGSYLYVTDIGVGGGHKIRRISLSGTNPVDTIAGDGVQASTDGIGTLAQFNDPHGITTDGTNLFISEWSGHKIRHLNLSTNKVTTLVGSVSGYSDNTGGNGLLNFPGYLLSDGQNIYIADTGNHSLRRIEPSEVLRYTFDGNTNDSIGTNNGTIAGSPTLTADENALVNGAYELHGGGDFIQSTTGITTPQISDNLTISAWVFPAGGTGSQFIFYNGQGGANGYGLIFDTTGTSRRLSVSLGAVGPSGNTTAKLPLNQWTHVVLQRSYPNWKIYINGLQDPLVFTTNPNLPAGTFKVGDAGNGYYFKGKVSDVRFFKGAIDDESIRRLAVQIPAGLVTYYPFNGNTKDYGTEKNDLTVTGATPTFDRSGNPNSAYLFNGASFMQKLSPTGLPMATDPRTICGWFNKSSTFGEYIVGYGSFTNSQGNGLVVSDTVTGMFGVSNDVTIFHEGFRNQWMHLCGTFNSPNVEVYENGVLRVSASMPTWSTLPGPSLEVGRRLDGAGQFSGVLDEIRIYNRVLSLSEIRTLSGAYPTQVSTWNQTPASSSLKFFLMPEAASFGPGACSGGANCIGIVDDRSGNGFHVSQGTGAQQPIFSATGINGFKAIRYSDTAGTFLSRACTPELNTAANTIFAVFNDLGGGGSDGLFQNGAYLAGKLLYLPDGGGGKLVSLFDQVINTPRLVTDLSFYTANTITLLSLEYNGTSGNIYNAGGVVSSTSSGPPTYNCGGGTLDIGRYFFGGTPPGDGDYLDGFMGDFIYYDQALSNSDREIVECYLSNKYSLPVNHSCK
- a CDS encoding sensor histidine kinase; this encodes MNRNILIGLLILCSCSPITEDSNLIFASKGEIDLRTYDFQKVVPLSGEWVFDWKNLIPPLPTSSANQTSQNSIKATSKPIKSFLQVGERWKEHFEGIGFGTYQLKILLPETAKQNIYALRFFQTGGAAMSIYVNGQLELELGKVGTSKDSMIPTRSSGIVLLPHPNAETNILVHISNFYHDDGSFWYPPTLGLYKKINTQVFNEAIRDALLTGALIFMAFYHFTVYFFRRHKTIVFYFGLYSLIIALHSISLNGDSLYFLFPDVPYRLAFALSLIFFLAMPSYLLFLYQRFPENFSKPIITFFIISCTSLYIYVLVTPSELGSQATFYGIFLTILALFYSVLCMIHAVYQKKDMAIPLLLIQFFLFLSAINDTLYLYGILNYFMILKYSYLSTALFQSLVLASYFTKSFLKNEILGKELSLLNESLEKTVIVRTKEYKEAKQVAEEANQWKDKFLSLAAHDLRSPLSTVYSALTLITDKDSSEEEKSHILKQVFVILENAMSTVEHLLNLNRFRLDQGQISIQLTENHFTTLIQTLLDSFTIEFKKKKLKIQLLIPPNAIVYADTSILIEILRNLIANAIKFSHTDGSIQISFDETEEYAEIRIKDDGSGISLDRQKDLFLKPMSSLGTLGEKGFGIGLKLCFELIRLHEGSIQVHSEPGKGSLFVLKFPKENRTVPLA
- a CDS encoding RNA recognition motif domain-containing protein; the encoded protein is MSVNIYVGNLSYEMTESKLNELFSVHGAVSSAKIITDQYTGGSKGFGFIEMKERKEADNAINDLNGKNILNREMKVNIAKPKTNNWN
- a CDS encoding DUF4386 domain-containing protein — translated: MQNQTIKENRYIGMIFIMIPLLIQIPYTILILNFQYPDILREPAETILTEFHKAGPFLVWTWWFFGISGLPLLFGYLYLYQMTKKNNPLLSLAAVMFGIVSLFFQLVGLLRWVFVVPILANLYMDPLSSDLVKTAVLVNFQAIHHLFGVLIGEHLGQLFTILWMLMVSILIWRDQVFPRWIAVFGMVSSLVYILAQWELFAIVIPYVKEIPLTGLLGSLFWLLWMVCIGFQIFKTKNDVK
- a CDS encoding WG repeat-containing protein translates to MKFIITFLLFSLPILAKSNLLISFEENNLYGFKDKSGKVIINPQYQHALDFTKEQVAFVVKENHWVCINTKNQVLLETFVYDNGPDYFSENLARFVENKKFGFYDSRCKKQIAAAYDFVYPFENGLSIVCNGCESQREEEHSRIVGGKYGVINKKGKVIIPIEWDSIESIDFKKKTATGILNNSKKRIHFN